The Halovivax ruber XH-70 genome includes the window CCGAGCGCGGTGTAGGCCGGCTGTGACGCGTACGCGAACCGGCCGTACTCGACGGGCGCGTACGGATCGGACGCGTCGTAGACGACGACCCCCTCGTCGGGACCCATCGCGTACGCCGCGTAGAGCGTCTCCCGACCCGGATCGTACGTCAGGTCGTGCGTCCCGCCGCTTATCCCGGCCCGACCGACGAGCTCTGGCGACTCCGGCGTACCCACGTCTACTACCAGCACGCCGCCGTCGGCCGCCGGGTGGTGATCGACGAGGTAGAGCACTGGCTCGCCGGGATGGCTGACGAACCGATGGACGCCCACGTTCGGCGTCTCGAACGCCGTGACGACCCGCGGGTCGGTCGGGGTGCCGTCGCGCCACCCGCAGTCGACGACCTCGATCCCCTGACGCTCGCCCTCCAGCGATCGGTAGTACAGGCCCGCGCGATGGGCGTCGAAGCCGACCGCGTTCGTCCGGGTCCTGGCCGCGGTGGCGTCCAGTTCGTGCGCGATGGTCGGCGAGCGCGGCTCCGTGAGATCGACGAGTGTACTCGCGACGGCGCTCGTCTCCGTCGGAAAGCTCCCCAGAAGGCCCCATTCGGCGTCGGGCGAGAGTGCGGCCGCGGTGTAGAACGACGGCCTGTCGCCGATCGCGTGACCGAGCGGGTCGATTCGGCCGGGGACGCCCGCCCCGGATCTGGCGTGCGACGCGTGGCGGGGCGACCGCTCGTCAGTTGCAGGCTCATTGGGGTCGCTGTCACCGGTACAGCCGGCGACCGACAGCGAGAACAGGGCGCCCCCGGTGGCGAGCAACTGGCGGCGATCCATGCCGGCCGTTCGGCGCCATTGCGGATAAACGTACGCGCCCGCACCTCCGCGTGCGCCGAGCGGTGTACTTATCTCGATTTGGCGTGCAGGAGACGGTGTGCGAGACGCGTATCTCATCGGCGCGGGCCAGTCGGCGTACGGGTCGTTCCCCGGGGAGAGCTACCGGTCGCTGTTCGAGACGGCCTTCGAGCGGGCCATCGACAGCGTCCCCGAGGGAGTCGAACCGGGCGACGTCGACGAGGCGGTCGTCGGCACGCTCGGCGTCGGCGGTCGCCAGCTCGGCCTCTCCGGGCCGGCGGTGACCGAACACGTGGGTCTCGACGGCGTTCCGACGACGCGCGTCGAGAACGCCTGCGCCGCGAGCGGCTACGCGGTCAGACAGGCCGTCCAGGCGGTCAAATCGGGGATGGCGGACGTCGTCCTCGCGGGCGGGTTCGAGATCATGACCGACACGAGCTCGGACGCGACGAAGTACTGGCTCGGCGTCTCCGGCGAGACGGAGTGGGAGCGCCTGTCGGGCACCACGTTCTCCGGCGTCTACGCCCAGATGGCGTCGGCCCACATGGACGCCTACGGTACGACGCGCGAACAGCTCTCGCGGGTCGCCGTGAAGAATCACGCGAACGGGGCGAAGAACCCGCACGCCCAGCTCGCTTTCGAGTGCTCGCTCGAAGACGCCCAGTCGGCACCCGTCGTCGCCGACCCCCTGAACCTCTATCACTGCTGTCCGACCTCCGACGGGGCGGCCTGCGCCCTGATCGTCAGCGAGGACGTGGTGGGCGAGTACACGGACGACCCGATCCGCGTCGCCGGCGTCGGCGCCGGCAGCGACAGCGTCGGGCTCTTCCAGCGCGACACCTACACGGGGATCCCCGCGAGCCGGCGGGCGGCCGAGACGGCCTACGAGATGGCCGGCGTCGGCCCCGACGATCTCGACTTCGCGGAGGTGCACGACTGCTTCGCCATCGCCGAACTGCTTGCCTACGAAGATCTTGGCTTCTGCGACCCCGGCGAAGCCGGTGACCTGATCGAGTCCGGGCGGACCGAGATCGACGGCGACCTCCCGGTCAACACCTCCGGCGGCCTGAAATCCAAGGGTCACCCGATCGGCGCGACGGGTGCGGGACAGGTCGTCGAGGCGTTCAAGCAACTTTCGGGAAAAGCGGGCGACCGCCAGCTCGAGGACCCTGTTCGCGGCCTCACCCACAACGTCGGCGGGAGCGGCGGGGCTGCGGTGGTTCATATATTCGAGAAGGAATCGGGGGTGGCACGATGACGGCGCCCGGCACGACCGACGCGTCCATCGCAATCGCAGCCGCCGGCGCCTACGCGCCACGATTCCGGATCACGGCCGACGCGTTCCGTGAGGCCTGGGGCCAATTCCAGGCCGCCGGGGTCTCCGAGAAGGCGGTCCCCGCGGCCGACGAGGACGCCCTGACGATGGGATACGAGGCCGCTACCCGCGCGCTCGGCGCCGGGGACCTCGACGGAACCGACGTCTCCTGGGTCGGCTTCGCGACGACGACGCCGCCGATCGAGGAGGGCGACCTGACCGCCAGACTGGGCGCGATGGTCGGCTTGCCTGACGACGCGACCCGCCAGTTCTTCGGCGGGAGTACCCGGGCCGGTACCCGCGCCCTCTGGGCCGCGATGGACGCCGTCGCGGCCGAGGGCGGGCGGGCGCTGGTCGTCACGGCCGACGCGCCGCGCGGCGAGCCGGACGATGCGATCGATCACGCCGCCGGTGCGGGCGCCGCGGCGTTCGTCGTCTCGGCCGACGGCCGCGCTTCGATCGTCGACCGTGCGGAGTACGCCGCCCCCTACCCGGGGACCCGATTCCGAGAGCGTGGTGACGAGACAACCGACGGACTGGGCGTCACGACGTACGACCGGCAGGCGTTTCGTGAGACCATCGGTGGCGCGGTCGACGGGCTGTCCGTCGAGCGAAAACCGGACGCCGCCGCGATCCAGGCGCCCGACGGCAAGCTCCCTTACCGCGTGGCCGACGCGGCGGGCGTGGGGACCGAGACGATCCAGACGGCCGCGACGGTGCACGATCTCGGCGACCTCGGGGCAGCGAGCGTCCCGGTCTCGCT containing:
- a CDS encoding LVIVD repeat-containing protein; amino-acid sequence: MDRRQLLATGGALFSLSVAGCTGDSDPNEPATDERSPRHASHARSGAGVPGRIDPLGHAIGDRPSFYTAAALSPDAEWGLLGSFPTETSAVASTLVDLTEPRSPTIAHELDATAARTRTNAVGFDAHRAGLYYRSLEGERQGIEVVDCGWRDGTPTDPRVVTAFETPNVGVHRFVSHPGEPVLYLVDHHPAADGGVLVVDVGTPESPELVGRAGISGGTHDLTYDPGRETLYAAYAMGPDEGVVVYDASDPYAPVEYGRFAYASQPAYTALGEPGFETCHQVDYDPNRDLLVVGDECQTGVPGGKHVFDVGWDQGSLEAPEPIGFTHAPDAREMGEDEQYWWTTHFHDVVTIGDETLLTDGGYRQGAWVCNLTEPREPTPTERFATVAGADSLDPDPNRVGLDSPPFAWEATHAADRGFVFVSDSLTGAYTFEVSAADARGQHGRGPDGHYDVDAIRDTDR
- a CDS encoding zinc ribbon domain-containing protein: MTAPGTTDASIAIAAAGAYAPRFRITADAFREAWGQFQAAGVSEKAVPAADEDALTMGYEAATRALGAGDLDGTDVSWVGFATTTPPIEEGDLTARLGAMVGLPDDATRQFFGGSTRAGTRALWAAMDAVAAEGGRALVVTADAPRGEPDDAIDHAAGAGAAAFVVSADGRASIVDRAEYAAPYPGTRFRERGDETTDGLGVTTYDRQAFRETIGGAVDGLSVERKPDAAAIQAPDGKLPYRVADAAGVGTETIQTAATVHDLGDLGAASVPVSLANALADGHESILAVSHGSGAGADALAIDSAGDVPTVLSLDGDDPLSYAEYLRQRGVVTSGPPSGGGAYVSVPSWKRSIPQRYRLEAGRCGECGAVAFPPSGACRDCGARADYDRFELPGTGTIEAVTTISQGGAPPEFAAQQARSGDYAAAIVAFDVDGGDSSSGRDVEDSHGSGADKSVSAPAMGTDAEPDAFGVGDRVEATIRRIYTQEGVTRYGFKVRPVGR
- a CDS encoding thiolase domain-containing protein, whose amino-acid sequence is MRDAYLIGAGQSAYGSFPGESYRSLFETAFERAIDSVPEGVEPGDVDEAVVGTLGVGGRQLGLSGPAVTEHVGLDGVPTTRVENACAASGYAVRQAVQAVKSGMADVVLAGGFEIMTDTSSDATKYWLGVSGETEWERLSGTTFSGVYAQMASAHMDAYGTTREQLSRVAVKNHANGAKNPHAQLAFECSLEDAQSAPVVADPLNLYHCCPTSDGAACALIVSEDVVGEYTDDPIRVAGVGAGSDSVGLFQRDTYTGIPASRRAAETAYEMAGVGPDDLDFAEVHDCFAIAELLAYEDLGFCDPGEAGDLIESGRTEIDGDLPVNTSGGLKSKGHPIGATGAGQVVEAFKQLSGKAGDRQLEDPVRGLTHNVGGSGGAAVVHIFEKESGVAR